In Epinephelus fuscoguttatus linkage group LG15, E.fuscoguttatus.final_Chr_v1, a genomic segment contains:
- the si:rp71-1g18.1 gene encoding zinc finger protein 16, producing MSAGVVNLQAQVESVLGELVKAATVELTKLFESRYRASVLDVEVGRTEDKEQKNTLDSGDTTRSIGVQVDEDMYPLLELSAPPFFSDGDCLRECREEEFEVVEGSLIPSEILLAEDNGHADPEWSPLKEQVLAETVDMVELSGCQAESPTDSNSQTEVVLHVSAETWTETVRHGSMQGSPTKQKPLVIQPDTRDVISGEKIKFVCPLILKPESSTPKPDSSEKPVQTEPQQVCGSTAKGTAYSPSLSDGAVTPAQVGVWERIHTPKEKNNLHMKLKLTSPDQKLKRPCVVQLVDVLMMPESEMKLQNAIAKSHDATHKTGRPLPKDLRRHQGLHTGHRLCCFTPCGDGIWRLQKVVTHSRDGYPCSICGKTFKRRKILRRHERFHSGERPYSCSTCSKTFALRKSLRRHLRFHTGQKPHTCMQCGKSFRLRDNLKAHLRFHTGEKPFNCTTCGKTFRIERNLEKHKLSQCGYFVPSFRTIAGL from the exons ATGTCCGCGGGCGTCGTGAACCTGCAGGCGCAGGTGGAGTCGGTGCTGGGGGAGCTGGTCAAAGCTGCCACGGTGGAGTTAACCAAACTGTTCGAGAGCAGATACCGAGCCTCGGTGCTTGATGTGGAGGTGGGCCGCACTGAGGACAAAGAGCAAAAAAATACACTGGACAGTGGGGACACAACACGCAGCATCGGAGTGCAAGTGGACGAAGACATGTATCCGCTGTTGGAGCTTTCTG CCCCCCCTTTCTTCTCAGATGGTGATTGTTTGAGGgagtgcagagaggaggagtttGAGGTAGTGGAGGGGAGTCTCATTCCATCAGAAATCCTCCTAGCTGAGGATAATGGCCACGCTGACCCCGAGTGGTCGCCTCTGAAGGAACAG GTTCTGGCAGAGACTGTAGATATGGTGGAGTTGAGCGGGTGTCAAGCAGAGTCTCCGACTGACAGTAATTCACAAACTGAAGTTGTTTTGCATG TCTCTGCAGAGACATGGACGGAGACAGTAAGACATGGATCTATGCAAGGGTCTCCGACTAAACAGAAGCCTCTTGTGATCCAACCAGATACACGTGACGTCATTTCTGGGGAGAAGATTAAGTTTGTTTGCCCGTTGATCCTAAAGCCCGAGTCTTCAACCCCTAAACCTGACAGTTCAGAGAAGCCTGTTCAAACTGAGCCACAGCAAGTCTGTGGTAGCACCGCCAAGGGCACTGCCTACAGTCCATCCCTGTCTGATGGAGCAGTGACCCCTGCCCAAGTTGGGGTTTGGGAACGGATCCACACACCGAAGGAGAAGAACAACCTCCacatgaaactgaaactgactTCTCCAGACCAAAAGCTGAAGCGTCCTTGTGTAGTACAACTGGTGGATGTGCTCATGATGCCTGAGTCAGAGATGAAGCTTCAGAATGCTATCGCCAAAAGTCATGATGCTACCCACAAAACAGGCAGGCCTCTGCCCAAAGACCTCCGCCGCCACCAAGGTCTTCACACTGGTCACCGCCTCTGCTGCTTCACCCCCTGTGGAGATGGCATATGGCGGCTTCAGAAGGTGGTCACCCATTCTCGTGATGGATACCCTTGCAGCATCTGTGGCAAGACGTTCAAGCGGAGGAAGATTCTCCGGCGGCATGAGCGCTTTCATTCTGGAGAAAGACCGTACTCGTGTTCCACGTGCTCGAAGACGTTCGCACTGAGGAAGAGCCTCCGCCGCCACTTGAGGTTCCACACGGGGCAGAAGCCACATACCTGCATGCAGTGCGGCAAAAGCTTCCGTCTGCGTGACAATCTGAAAGCACACCTGAGGTTTCACACTGGGGAGAAGCCTTTCAACTGCACCACTTGTGGCAAGACGTTCAGGATTGAGAGGAATCTGGAGAAACACAAACTGAGCCAGTGCGGATACTTTGTTCCTTCATTCAGGACAATTGCTGGCTTGTAG